In a single window of the Bacteroidota bacterium genome:
- the kaiC gene encoding circadian clock protein KaiC encodes MKKTTKPFKFPKSPTGILGLDDITTGGLPQNRPTLLLGNTGCGKTIMSMEFLVKGITLFNEPGVFISFEEKTEELILNVKSMGFDIETHLANNKIYMEHIKINQRDETTETGKYDLEGLFVRIGQAIDKVKAKRVVLDSMDTLFYGIDYLVLRSEFKRLFGWLKEKKVTAIITGEIGDNFLTRHGLEEFVADCVIMLDNRVENQVTSRRLRVVKYRGSIHGNNEYPFFIEEKGITVLPIISEPLIQQISSKIISTGIKDLDEILDKKGYYVGSSTLISGTAGTGKTSVATAFAINVCKDKKHCIFCAFEESPDQIIRNMQSVGLDLNPAIKSGFLHFYSSRPTIQNLELHFISVKNMVKEFKPFAIILDPITNLMSEGPNSGIRLMLTRFVDFLKSEGITVIYTAAITEKLIEHNPSDEGISPMVDTWFMVEDAEVEAERRRTFVIMKARGMGHSRKVMYFNISSEGIKLKEIPKGDAAKRKDTRGKN; translated from the coding sequence ATGAAAAAAACGACCAAGCCTTTTAAATTCCCAAAATCCCCAACTGGCATTCTGGGACTGGATGATATTACAACCGGGGGGCTGCCCCAAAACCGCCCTACGCTCCTTTTGGGCAATACAGGATGCGGGAAAACCATTATGTCCATGGAATTTCTTGTAAAAGGAATCACCCTGTTTAATGAGCCCGGTGTGTTCATTTCCTTTGAGGAAAAAACAGAGGAGTTGATCCTGAATGTCAAATCCATGGGTTTTGATATTGAAACACATCTTGCCAATAATAAAATATACATGGAACATATAAAAATCAACCAAAGGGATGAAACTACGGAAACAGGTAAATATGACCTTGAAGGCCTGTTTGTAAGGATCGGGCAAGCAATTGACAAAGTAAAAGCCAAGCGCGTAGTGCTTGATTCTATGGATACCCTGTTTTACGGTATTGATTATTTGGTACTCCGATCAGAATTTAAAAGGCTTTTTGGCTGGCTGAAAGAAAAAAAAGTAACTGCGATAATTACAGGGGAAATTGGAGACAACTTTCTTACCCGCCATGGTTTGGAGGAATTTGTAGCTGACTGCGTAATAATGCTGGATAACCGTGTGGAGAATCAGGTTACTTCCAGAAGATTACGGGTAGTTAAATACCGTGGTTCCATTCATGGCAACAATGAGTATCCATTTTTTATTGAAGAAAAAGGAATCACGGTGCTTCCTATAATAAGTGAACCGCTGATTCAACAAATAAGTTCAAAAATAATTTCAACAGGCATTAAGGACCTGGACGAAATACTGGATAAAAAAGGCTACTACGTTGGAAGCAGCACGCTTATATCAGGAACTGCCGGCACAGGCAAAACAAGCGTTGCTACCGCATTCGCAATTAATGTTTGTAAAGATAAGAAACACTGCATTTTTTGCGCTTTTGAAGAATCCCCAGACCAGATAATCAGGAATATGCAATCTGTCGGATTAGATTTAAATCCAGCTATTAAATCGGGCTTCCTTCATTTTTATTCATCACGGCCTACCATACAGAACCTTGAATTGCATTTTATTTCTGTTAAAAATATGGTGAAAGAATTTAAACCCTTCGCTATTATTCTTGACCCCATCACCAATTTAATGTCTGAAGGCCCCAATAGTGGCATAAGGCTGATGCTCACCAGGTTCGTGGATTTTTTAAAATCTGAAGGGATAACGGTAATCTATACAGCGGCAATTACCGAGAAGTTGATAGAACATAATCCAAGCGATGAAGGAATCTCACCCATGGTAGATACCTGGTTTATGGTTGAGGACGCTGAGGTGGAGGCAGAACGCAGAAGAACCTTCGTAATCATGAAAGCGCGTGGCATGGGACACTCCAGAAAGGTGATGTATTTTAATATTTCAAGTGAAGGAATTAAATTAAAGGAAATTCCAAAAGGAGAT
- a CDS encoding PAS domain-containing sensor histidine kinase, which translates to MNHSDNEISNQVVFDKSPLPIIIIQLKDLKFLEVNPKAVQQFGYSKQEFLQLNFKDIVYPEDCDKAEQAIKKIKSGQDVKISYRNIKKNKDIIEVCVVATLIKYKNVTAILKIATDVTEINKAEALIDRQKFYFDELFNATPFAVSLSDLNDNIIKINKSFTNLFQFNEEEACGKKLSIIIPKEKKDKYKETFHKLEYSNFTQIETIRQRKDKKIIDVLLVNYPHVSNDILIGYYCLYIDISEKKQAEKQLLDYNYELEKTNSELDHFVYSISHDLRAPLTNIMGLLNIIGMEKDLDQQKILIDKARNAINKLDDFIKIILDYSWNTRLEIKFTHIDFEELIAEAWENYSYLEGTKKIKLDIRLQQEVPFISDKGRISIILNNVISNALIYCNPAEINSCIEIEIIVDKEFAHIVIKDNGIGIEKKHHKKVFEMFFRASQVSSGSGLGLYIVKDVVAKLGGNIKLKSELDKGTAILIDLPNQKLILK; encoded by the coding sequence ATGAATCATTCCGATAATGAAATTTCGAATCAGGTTGTTTTTGACAAGTCACCATTGCCTATAATTATTATTCAATTAAAGGATTTGAAGTTTTTGGAAGTTAATCCTAAAGCAGTGCAACAATTTGGTTACAGCAAGCAAGAATTCCTGCAATTAAACTTTAAAGACATAGTTTACCCTGAAGATTGTGATAAAGCAGAACAAGCAATAAAAAAAATAAAATCAGGCCAGGATGTGAAGATTTCCTATAGAAACATAAAAAAGAACAAAGATATTATAGAGGTTTGTGTGGTGGCCACGCTAATAAAATATAAAAATGTTACCGCAATCCTTAAAATTGCTACCGATGTTACCGAGATAAACAAAGCAGAGGCGCTAATTGACCGCCAAAAATTTTACTTTGATGAACTATTCAATGCTACTCCATTTGCTGTATCACTTTCCGATTTAAATGACAACATAATTAAAATCAATAAAAGTTTTACAAATCTTTTTCAATTTAATGAAGAGGAGGCTTGTGGGAAGAAGTTAAGTATTATAATACCCAAAGAAAAGAAGGATAAATATAAGGAGACCTTTCACAAACTAGAGTATTCAAATTTTACCCAGATAGAAACGATACGCCAAAGAAAAGACAAAAAAATAATTGATGTGCTGTTGGTTAATTATCCTCATGTTTCCAATGATATTTTAATTGGTTATTACTGCTTATACATTGATATTTCAGAAAAAAAGCAAGCGGAGAAACAATTGTTGGATTACAATTATGAACTGGAAAAAACAAATTCTGAACTTGACCATTTTGTTTATAGCATTTCCCATGATTTAAGGGCACCACTTACCAATATTATGGGGCTATTAAATATTATAGGTATGGAAAAGGACCTGGACCAGCAAAAAATTTTAATTGATAAGGCCAGGAACGCTATAAATAAATTAGATGATTTTATTAAAATAATTCTTGATTATTCATGGAATACAAGGCTTGAAATAAAATTTACACATATTGATTTTGAGGAACTTATTGCAGAGGCATGGGAAAATTACTCTTATTTAGAAGGGACAAAAAAAATCAAACTGGATATACGATTGCAACAAGAAGTTCCATTTATTTCTGATAAAGGACGCATTTCTATCATTTTAAACAATGTGATTTCAAATGCACTGATTTACTGTAATCCTGCTGAAATAAACTCCTGCATTGAAATTGAAATTATAGTTGACAAAGAATTTGCGCACATTGTTATTAAGGATAATGGCATAGGCATTGAAAAAAAACACCATAAAAAAGTATTTGAAATGTTTTTCAGGGCTTCACAAGTAAGCTCTGGCTCTGGCCTTGGCTTATATATAGTTAAAGATGTAGTAGCCAAATTAGGTGGAAATATTAAACTGAAATCTGAATTAGATAAAGGAACTGCAATTTTAATTGATTTACCCAACCAGAAGCTCATTTTGAAATAA
- a CDS encoding mobile mystery protein A, which translates to MRKKSLQIQQLHSKMLVVATMKKITPPPTGWIKAVRTALGMSLKQLGNKISITKQSLQDIERREKDGSITLKTLRDAANALDMELVYGFVPKDGSLEAMIEKRATELATKIVLRTANTMKLEDQANSIKRIKKAIKERTAEIVNEMPKILWD; encoded by the coding sequence ATGAGAAAGAAATCATTACAGATACAGCAACTCCACAGCAAAATGCTGGTAGTAGCGACAATGAAGAAAATAACGCCACCTCCCACCGGATGGATAAAAGCAGTACGCACTGCTTTAGGCATGTCCTTGAAGCAATTAGGCAATAAAATCTCCATCACCAAACAAAGCCTTCAGGATATTGAACGCAGGGAAAAAGACGGCTCAATCACCCTAAAAACCTTGAGAGATGCCGCCAACGCATTAGATATGGAATTGGTGTACGGCTTTGTGCCCAAAGATGGCTCATTGGAGGCTATGATAGAAAAACGGGCAACTGAATTGGCAACCAAAATAGTCCTCCGCACTGCCAATACCATGAAACTCGAAGACCAGGCCAATTCCATAAAGCGAATTAAAAAAGCCATCAAAGAAAGGACGGCTGAAATTGTAAACGAAATGCCTAAAATCTTATGGGATTAG
- a CDS encoding UvrD-helicase domain-containing protein: MKVLYLHGLDYTTLYKKHTRIFKLLEEGNFAALDIKKIPEYGLYRLKLDYANRLLFQLGRHNTETCIMLLEAIYNHEYSASRFLRGKRIDENRLIKVVSSENNTDVVELPYLHPAGTKFHYLDKIISFDDQQQDFFSMQTPAIIIGSAGSGKTVLTLEKIKALRGDILYITLSSFLVQNSIKLYYAENYENEDQDVDFLSYKEFLETFRILTGKEIDFRTFEGWFLRHRNTVKIKDAHKLFEEFGGVITGLQVDREYLSREEYLALGVRQSVFLKEEREQVYFLFEKYLSFLKEHNYYDLNIISHQWLQFCHSRYDFIVIDEIQDITPVQLNLILKSLKKQGQFILCGDSNQIVHPNFFSWANIKSLFYKNKNLAYDTIKILHTNYRNSPQVTDIANKLLKLKNARFGSIDKESTYLVNTVSTRRGEIHLLSDNRKNHLELDDKTRSSTRFAIIVMRNEDKAEARKIFRTPLLFSIHEAKGLEYENVVLVNFVSNYDKEFRDITEGMDKQIIDPDEINFSRAKDKTDKSLDVYKFYINSMYVAITRSVQNLYLLEASPKHRLYDILGLTNVQEQINLKVKASTKEEWNKEAARLEQQGKTEQADAIRNTILGSIQKTPWVPLTLENIDQLKKEALSAENFNKKAKDRLFDFVLLYDDDETAFLLEQSGYKRAEKFSEERNSVFRKNYTNYLSNNVKAVMNEVNKYGVDYRDVFNLTSLMASVMAGSDKIVKELLEAGANTNHRDNFGRNVLQLAIFQSYFSTQYIATRIGMIYPLVVTDNIKIKVDDRLIKINNHTIDYFVLNFLIAVQSSVILKKNFYENKGMKVDDFLEKFILFPENILYDYRKKRAYLSAHLSKNEVDRKSPDNRKLYKRVERGNYVLNTNLEIFIDDSWLNIYELMKTDRITRDNFLFTLREEVKKYEEAIITLSRKRNSYYHSEFHTKSINDSIAQCQKQLATVRTEMKKAIEKKNKSYLSPDIIGKTPAV; encoded by the coding sequence ATGAAGGTTTTATACTTACACGGACTCGATTACACCACGCTCTATAAAAAACACACCAGAATTTTTAAATTACTGGAAGAAGGGAATTTTGCCGCATTGGATATAAAGAAAATCCCCGAATACGGATTGTATCGCTTAAAGCTGGATTATGCCAACCGTCTGTTATTCCAACTTGGGCGTCATAATACGGAAACCTGCATAATGCTGCTCGAAGCAATTTATAATCATGAATATTCCGCATCCAGGTTTCTACGTGGCAAACGGATAGATGAAAACCGCCTGATCAAGGTGGTCTCTTCTGAAAACAACACCGATGTAGTTGAATTGCCATACCTGCACCCAGCCGGTACAAAGTTTCATTACCTTGATAAGATCATCAGTTTTGACGATCAACAGCAGGATTTTTTTTCAATGCAAACACCTGCAATTATCATAGGTTCGGCTGGAAGCGGTAAAACTGTGCTGACACTGGAAAAGATAAAAGCCCTGAGGGGAGATATCCTGTATATCACCCTTTCTTCCTTTTTGGTGCAAAATTCAATCAAATTGTATTATGCGGAGAACTATGAAAATGAAGATCAGGATGTTGATTTTCTCTCCTACAAAGAGTTCCTGGAAACATTCCGGATACTTACGGGGAAAGAGATCGATTTCAGAACCTTTGAGGGATGGTTTCTCCGGCATCGCAATACAGTAAAAATTAAAGATGCACATAAGCTCTTCGAGGAGTTCGGTGGGGTCATCACGGGGCTGCAGGTGGATCGGGAATATTTAAGCAGGGAGGAATACCTGGCCCTGGGCGTCCGGCAGTCTGTTTTTCTTAAAGAAGAGCGTGAACAGGTATATTTCCTTTTCGAAAAATACCTCTCTTTTCTGAAGGAGCATAATTATTATGATCTGAATATTATTTCACACCAATGGTTACAGTTTTGCCATTCGCGATATGATTTTATAGTTATTGACGAAATCCAGGACATTACCCCGGTACAATTGAACCTTATTTTAAAATCACTCAAAAAACAAGGGCAATTCATTCTTTGTGGCGATTCAAACCAGATTGTTCATCCGAATTTTTTTTCATGGGCAAACATAAAATCACTATTCTATAAAAATAAAAATCTTGCTTACGACACCATAAAAATCCTTCATACCAATTATCGCAATTCCCCTCAAGTAACGGATATTGCCAACAAGCTCCTTAAGCTTAAAAATGCGCGTTTCGGTTCCATTGATAAAGAGAGCACCTATCTGGTAAACACGGTTTCAACACGCAGGGGTGAAATACATTTACTTTCAGATAACCGGAAAAACCATTTGGAGTTGGATGATAAAACCAGATCAAGTACCCGGTTTGCTATTATTGTGATGCGAAATGAAGATAAAGCAGAGGCCCGGAAAATATTCCGTACTCCATTGCTTTTTTCCATTCATGAAGCCAAAGGGCTTGAATATGAAAATGTCGTGCTTGTTAATTTTGTAAGCAATTACGATAAAGAATTCCGGGATATTACTGAAGGAATGGATAAACAAATTATTGATCCGGATGAAATTAATTTTTCGCGGGCAAAAGATAAAACCGATAAGTCGCTGGATGTTTACAAGTTTTACATCAACTCAATGTATGTCGCCATTACGCGTTCGGTACAGAACCTATACCTTTTGGAAGCCTCCCCAAAACACAGGCTGTACGATATTCTTGGGCTTACAAACGTGCAGGAGCAAATAAACCTGAAAGTAAAGGCTTCAACTAAGGAAGAATGGAACAAAGAAGCGGCAAGGCTAGAGCAGCAGGGAAAAACTGAACAGGCGGATGCCATTAGAAACACCATTTTAGGATCAATTCAGAAAACTCCCTGGGTCCCTCTCACGCTCGAAAATATTGATCAACTGAAAAAAGAGGCTCTGAGTGCTGAAAACTTTAACAAAAAAGCCAAAGACAGGTTATTTGATTTTGTTTTGCTTTATGATGATGATGAAACGGCTTTTTTGTTGGAACAGTCGGGATACAAGCGTGCGGAAAAGTTTAGTGAGGAACGGAATTCGGTGTTCAGGAAAAATTACACAAATTATCTGAGCAATAATGTGAAAGCAGTGATGAATGAAGTCAATAAATATGGGGTTGACTATCGCGATGTATTCAACCTTACTTCTTTAATGGCATCGGTAATGGCAGGCTCGGACAAAATTGTTAAAGAATTGCTTGAGGCAGGGGCTAACACAAACCATAGGGATAATTTTGGCAGAAATGTGCTTCAACTGGCAATATTTCAGAGCTATTTTTCAACTCAATACATTGCAACCAGAATCGGGATGATTTACCCCCTGGTTGTAACCGATAATATTAAAATAAAAGTTGATGACCGGCTCATTAAGATCAATAACCACACGATTGATTATTTTGTCCTTAATTTTTTGATTGCGGTTCAGTCATCGGTGATCTTAAAAAAGAATTTTTATGAAAACAAGGGTATGAAAGTGGATGATTTTCTTGAAAAATTCATTTTGTTCCCTGAAAACATCTTATATGATTACCGCAAGAAAAGGGCATACCTGAGCGCCCATCTTTCAAAAAACGAGGTTGACCGGAAATCCCCGGACAACCGGAAACTTTATAAGAGGGTGGAACGCGGAAATTATGTTCTTAATACAAACTTAGAAATATTTATTGATGATTCCTGGCTGAATATTTACGAACTGATGAAAACTGACAGGATTACAAGAGATAACTTTCTTTTCACTTTAAGAGAGGAAGTTAAAAAGTATGAAGAGGCCATAATAACACTAAGCCGTAAACGAAACTCTTATTATCATTCTGAATTTCACACGAAATCAATAAACGACAGCATCGCCCAATGTCAGAAGCAGTTGGCTACAGTAAGAACCGAAATGAAAAAAGCTATCGAAAAAAAGAATAAAAGCTACCTTTCCCCTGATATTATTGGGAAAACCCCGGCAGTTTAA
- a CDS encoding DEAD/DEAH box helicase → MSFKKLISKKIRLIQSDNTIKEAELLNGQKLFNNGDCQILSQSAIKFDFLVSDNGKNANVSLKIEDAGEIKPFRENKMQEDWDKYAVSALFKLNEELSLLDSGEEILHKKYSREGMKKRVLEERKDKALKAKYRIKWADNIYGDHILTNENGLKYKIFLRDFKNETGYSDSWDSRVNKLGTTKHIMFAFDQLKSDRKLFSKLSKDFPFIEIFLDPLNDNRISWYYPGRVNDETVSFLSKYFGTNNFIEDKDVLQFAPFVSEAESIDDIFIRPEVIERIGHLYENDSLSKINRQITLDFSKIKAELFQYQKEGVEFSTFRKAAIIADEMGLGKTIQAISTAIFKKEIFGFTKTLIVCPASLKDQWKKEIEKFTDQTALIVEGLPDEREKQYKQAKEYFLIVNYETVLRDKQAINNTNIDFLILDEAQKIKNFATKTAASIKDIDKKHALVITGTPIENKLIDLFSIVSVLDPHFFGPLWEFSWKHCLFDPEKINKINGYYNLQQLNEKVRPILLRREKQKVLSQLPNVSHIDIPVNMHPEQENYHASYAKGVAQIIRKKFLTPFDLQKLQLLLTSMRMVCDSTFLIDKETNHSPKLQELEYILLEKLDLKNNNRKVIIFSEWILMHKLFGEMLRKNNIGFVELNGKVPVKTRGELIRKFEKDDDCRIFLSTEAGGAGLNLQAADTVINFELPWNPAKKNQRIGRIDRLGQKNKHLTVINLITKNSIETRIASGLLVKQNLFDSVLNSGAKTDFVDFSEKGRSQFLKDLENMIAEQEKIPASFDYDEGVQTEEVEGNESQTELFSENDADEDKITPLSTADLEDPIKQEEVKIQQESNAVKFAQMEEVMNKGMGFLSGLYKMSTGKDLGTENQKIEIDHKTGEVTMKFKLPGFSQ, encoded by the coding sequence ATGTCATTTAAAAAATTAATATCAAAAAAAATCCGGCTTATACAAAGCGATAATACCATCAAAGAGGCAGAATTGCTCAATGGGCAAAAACTATTTAATAATGGCGATTGTCAAATTCTTTCGCAATCTGCCATAAAATTTGATTTTTTGGTTTCTGACAATGGAAAAAATGCCAATGTCAGCTTAAAAATTGAGGATGCCGGTGAAATTAAACCATTCCGCGAAAACAAGATGCAGGAAGATTGGGATAAATACGCTGTTTCAGCCCTTTTTAAGTTAAACGAAGAGCTTTCCCTTCTTGATTCCGGGGAGGAAATATTGCACAAGAAATATTCCAGAGAAGGCATGAAAAAAAGGGTGTTGGAAGAAAGAAAAGATAAGGCGTTGAAAGCAAAATACAGGATCAAATGGGCTGATAATATTTATGGCGACCATATACTTACCAATGAAAATGGGTTGAAGTATAAAATTTTCCTTCGTGATTTTAAAAATGAAACCGGTTATAGCGACAGTTGGGATTCACGGGTAAATAAACTAGGAACCACCAAACATATCATGTTCGCATTTGATCAGCTTAAATCAGACAGGAAATTGTTCAGTAAACTAAGCAAAGATTTTCCTTTTATTGAAATTTTTCTTGATCCACTCAACGACAATAGAATCAGCTGGTATTATCCTGGTCGTGTCAATGATGAAACAGTTTCGTTTTTGTCAAAATATTTTGGCACAAATAATTTTATTGAAGATAAGGATGTATTGCAGTTCGCCCCTTTTGTGAGTGAAGCGGAAAGTATAGATGATATTTTTATAAGGCCTGAAGTGATTGAAAGGATAGGGCATTTGTACGAAAATGATTCTCTTTCAAAAATAAACAGGCAAATCACACTTGATTTTTCAAAAATCAAGGCTGAGCTATTCCAATACCAAAAGGAAGGTGTGGAGTTTTCCACCTTCCGTAAAGCTGCCATCATTGCCGATGAAATGGGTCTGGGAAAAACGATCCAGGCCATAAGTACGGCAATTTTCAAAAAAGAAATTTTCGGTTTTACAAAAACGCTTATTGTATGTCCGGCCTCTTTAAAAGACCAATGGAAAAAGGAAATTGAGAAGTTTACAGACCAAACGGCCTTGATCGTTGAAGGTTTGCCCGATGAAAGGGAAAAGCAATATAAGCAGGCAAAGGAATATTTTCTGATCGTTAATTACGAAACCGTTTTAAGGGATAAGCAGGCGATTAACAATACAAACATTGATTTTCTGATATTGGATGAAGCACAGAAAATAAAAAATTTCGCCACCAAAACTGCGGCATCCATCAAGGATATTGACAAAAAACACGCATTGGTCATAACAGGTACCCCCATAGAAAATAAGTTGATCGACCTTTTTTCAATTGTAAGTGTACTGGATCCTCACTTTTTTGGGCCTTTGTGGGAATTTTCCTGGAAACACTGCCTTTTTGATCCCGAAAAGATCAACAAGATCAATGGCTATTATAACCTTCAACAACTCAATGAAAAGGTTAGGCCCATACTCCTTCGCAGGGAAAAACAAAAAGTACTGAGCCAGTTGCCAAATGTCAGCCACATAGATATTCCGGTGAATATGCACCCTGAACAGGAAAATTATCATGCATCCTATGCAAAGGGAGTGGCGCAAATCATACGCAAGAAGTTCCTTACCCCTTTTGATCTGCAAAAATTGCAGTTGTTGTTGACCAGCATGAGAATGGTTTGCGATTCCACTTTTCTGATTGACAAAGAAACCAATCATTCACCCAAGCTCCAGGAACTGGAATATATTTTACTTGAAAAACTGGATTTGAAAAACAACAATCGTAAGGTTATTATCTTTTCAGAATGGATATTGATGCACAAGTTATTCGGGGAAATGCTCAGGAAAAACAATATCGGGTTTGTTGAATTAAATGGAAAAGTCCCTGTGAAAACACGGGGGGAGCTGATTAGGAAATTTGAAAAGGACGATGACTGCCGGATATTCCTCTCTACCGAAGCCGGCGGGGCAGGACTGAACCTTCAGGCTGCCGACACGGTCATTAACTTTGAACTTCCATGGAACCCTGCCAAAAAAAATCAAAGGATTGGCAGGATTGACCGCTTGGGCCAAAAAAACAAGCACCTGACGGTAATTAACCTGATCACTAAAAATTCCATTGAAACTAGAATTGCATCGGGTTTGCTGGTGAAGCAGAACCTTTTCGACAGCGTGCTAAACAGCGGTGCTAAAACCGATTTTGTAGATTTTTCTGAAAAAGGCCGTTCCCAATTTTTGAAGGACCTGGAAAATATGATAGCCGAGCAGGAAAAGATTCCTGCCTCCTTTGATTATGATGAGGGAGTGCAAACAGAAGAGGTGGAAGGAAATGAATCCCAAACCGAATTGTTTTCTGAAAATGATGCTGATGAGGATAAAATTACTCCGCTCTCAACAGCCGATTTGGAAGACCCTATTAAACAAGAAGAAGTAAAAATACAGCAGGAATCCAATGCCGTTAAGTTCGCTCAAATGGAAGAAGTAATGAATAAAGGGATGGGATTTCTTTCCGGCTTATACAAAATGAGTACCGGCAAAGATTTAGGGACGGAGAACCAAAAAATTGAGATCGACCATAAAACAGGTGAGGTAACCATGAAATTTAAACTGCCGGGGTTTTCCCAATAA
- a CDS encoding helix-turn-helix transcriptional regulator: MKSKKQILFPRHQKILEQLGENIKLARKRRRLTAIQVAERAGIARNTLYLMEKGASSVSIGAVFNVLRVLGLQNDFLKLAADDELGRKLQDLNLLNKE, encoded by the coding sequence ATGAAAAGTAAGAAACAAATATTATTTCCCCGGCATCAAAAAATATTGGAGCAATTGGGTGAAAATATCAAACTGGCAAGAAAGAGACGCAGGTTAACGGCCATCCAAGTTGCCGAACGTGCCGGAATTGCCAGAAATACCCTGTACCTGATGGAAAAAGGCGCTTCAAGTGTATCCATTGGGGCAGTGTTTAATGTGCTGAGGGTATTAGGGCTACAGAACGATTTTCTCAAACTTGCCGCAGACGATGAATTGGGCAGGAAGTTGCAGGATTTAAATTTATTAAATAAAGAGTAA
- a CDS encoding type II toxin-antitoxin system HipA family toxin, whose translation MTRNKTDILVYADWAGMPGPKIIGTLSAHQGKGRKSFSFEYDPQWIQSKEQFLLDPDIGWYSGPQFPNGKENFDVFLDSMPDTWGRTLMKRRAANKAREEGKSASALYDVDFLLGVYDQNRMGAFRFKLEKNGPFLDDNKEFPTPPWSSIGELQHGADIVESGDDDNADEAKKWLAILMAPGSSLGGARPKANILDKELHPWIAKFPSKNDTIDKGLWEYLAYKLAIKAGINMAESKVQKIAGNYHTFFTRRFDRVNGQRIHFASAMTMTGNSEDTIRDNAPSYLDLAEFIKFSGSENEADMHQLWRRMVFNIAISNTDDHLRNHGFILNKGGWHLSPAYDINPSIDKNGLAMNIDANNNALDFDLAKSVGEYFQLTGKQMDKIIGEVKTVTGYWKTQAHEIGISRSEQIIMEPAFRY comes from the coding sequence ATGACAAGGAACAAGACGGACATATTAGTTTACGCAGACTGGGCAGGCATGCCGGGGCCAAAAATTATTGGCACTCTTTCCGCACACCAGGGTAAAGGCAGGAAGTCATTTAGTTTTGAGTATGATCCGCAATGGATTCAGTCCAAAGAACAGTTTTTGTTGGATCCTGATATTGGGTGGTATTCAGGGCCTCAATTTCCGAATGGGAAAGAAAATTTTGATGTTTTTTTAGATTCCATGCCGGATACCTGGGGACGAACATTAATGAAAAGGCGGGCTGCCAACAAAGCCAGGGAAGAAGGTAAATCCGCTTCTGCTTTATATGATGTCGACTTTTTATTGGGTGTATATGACCAAAACAGAATGGGGGCTTTCCGTTTTAAACTGGAGAAAAACGGCCCATTTTTAGATGATAACAAGGAGTTTCCAACTCCTCCCTGGTCTTCCATCGGTGAATTGCAACACGGAGCGGATATAGTAGAATCTGGTGATGATGACAATGCTGATGAGGCAAAAAAATGGCTGGCTATTTTAATGGCCCCGGGTTCTTCACTGGGTGGGGCAAGACCAAAAGCAAATATATTGGATAAGGAGCTACACCCCTGGATTGCTAAATTCCCATCTAAAAATGATACCATTGATAAAGGGTTATGGGAGTACCTGGCATACAAGCTGGCTATTAAAGCCGGGATTAATATGGCTGAATCCAAAGTTCAGAAAATAGCTGGAAACTATCATACCTTCTTTACACGGAGATTTGACAGGGTAAATGGCCAACGCATACATTTTGCCTCCGCTATGACCATGACCGGGAACAGCGAAGATACAATAAGGGATAATGCCCCAAGCTACCTGGATCTGGCTGAATTTATTAAATTCTCTGGATCAGAGAATGAAGCAGACATGCATCAGCTATGGAGGCGGATGGTTTTTAATATTGCCATTTCAAATACGGATGATCATTTGCGAAATCACGGTTTTATTCTAAATAAAGGAGGTTGGCACTTATCTCCGGCTTACGATATTAATCCTTCGATTGACAAAAACGGTTTAGCTATGAATATTGATGCAAATAACAATGCCCTTGATTTTGATCTTGCAAAGAGCGTGGGGGAATATTTTCAGTTGACCGGTAAACAAATGGATAAAATCATAGGAGAGGTCAAAACAGTTACAGGGTATTGGAAAACACAGGCACATGAAATTGGTATTTCCAGATCCGAGCAAATTATAATGGAACCGGCATTTCGATATTGA